One Brassica napus cultivar Da-Ae chromosome A1, Da-Ae, whole genome shotgun sequence genomic region harbors:
- the LOC106371307 gene encoding probable polygalacturonase At3g15720 isoform X2, whose product MKCLKTLFSMIILVSCHLEYGDGRRILRIKDFITDTNHKNVDYSQVFQKAWKGLCEGEGEGTGGSSLVINENEKYTIQPQLFEGPCVSSYIHIQIDGKIEAPKRPKQWGNKRTESWLMFKNVESLFINGSGVLDPHGENWWRSVRHSKRPRTLSFKQCTDIIYNGLTQYNSPKNHISVYGCTNATLSNLTLLAPEKSPNTDGIGISLSHNIRILDSSIQTGDDCIAITGGRGGSSDINITRVACGPGHGISIGSLGKGDIDDTVENVIVRSCSFWGTQNGARIKTWHGNAVKVSDVTFRYIEGTSASKIAIKLDCDENQGCHNIVMEHIKLTSAKPGKKLSAYCKFADVKASFVNIHINCGLYPQLLLLFSPLPKII is encoded by the exons ATGAAGTGTTTGAAAACATTATTCTCAATGATTATACTTGTATCGTGTCATCTGGAATACGGAGATGGCCGGAGGATTCTAAGGATCAAAGATTTCATAACTGATACTAACCATAAAAACGTTGACTATTCACAA gtATTTCAAAAAGCATGGAAAGGGTTATGCGAAGGTGAAGGTGAAGGAACTGGCGGGTCATCGCTAGTGATAAATGAGAATGAAAAATACACTATACAACCACAACTGTTTGAAGGTCCATGCGTATCTTCTTACATTCATATTCAG ATCGATGGGAAAATAGAAGCGCCGAAGAGACCAAAACAGTGGGGAAACAAACGAACTGAGAGTTGGTTAATGTTCAAGAACGTGGAGAGTCTCTTCATCAACGGCTCAGGTGTCCTTGACCCCCATGGAGAAAATTGGTGGCGATCTGTTCGTCACTCTAAACGACCCAGA ACACTTAGCTTTAAGCAATGCACCGACATAATATATAATGGGCTAACTCAATACAATAGTCCAAAGAATCACATTTCAGTCTATGGTTGCACCAATGCAACTTTATCAAATCTTACTTTGCTAGCACCCGAGAAGAGTCCAAACACTGACGGCATTGGTATTTCTCTTTCACACAATATTCGTATCTTAGACTCGTCTATCCAAACTG GTGATGATTGTATTGCAATTACTGGCGGGCGTGGTGGTTCTTCCGACATCAACATTACTCGTGTGGCATGTGGTCCAGGTCATGGTATCAG CATTGGAAGTTTGGGGAAAGGTGATATAGATGACACTGTTGAGAACGTGATCGTAAGAAGCTGCAGCTTTTGGGGAACTCAAAATGGGGCAAGAATCAAGACTTGGCAT GGGAATGCGGTGAAAGTAAGCGACGTAACATTCAGATATATTGAAGGGACTTCAGCAAGTAAAATTGCAATAAAGCTAGACTGTGATGAAAATCAAGGGTGTCATAACATCGTGATGGAACATATCAAACTCACATCTGCAAAGCCGGGGAAGAAACTCTCTGCATATTGTAAATTTGCAGATGTGAAAGCTTCATTCGTTAACATCCATATAAACTGTGGTTTATATCCTCAACTTTTGCTGTTGTTTTCTCCTCTTCCAAAAATTATTTAG
- the LOC106369070 gene encoding uncharacterized protein LOC106369070, protein MILRSASSLDLNLRAAQKSPAPRCTNGARVATTARPVSASLRGCKSMPRASSDGNLHEMRAVQSRTKASSIYYDDAASSKVLERSMLHQGGSNGGFGGRGGDGGAGGDGGGGGGGGSVDGYYEEMIQRYPGDALLLANYARFLKEVKGDERKAEEYCERAMLSEDGRDGEMLSMYGDLIWKNHGDGARAQSYFDQAVQSSPDDCHVLASYARFLWDTEEEEEEEEEGEEESKYENGFSTYNPSVSVMS, encoded by the exons ATGATCCTGAGAAGCGCGTCGTCACTGGACCTTAACCTACGCGCCGCCCAAAAATCCCCAGCTCCTCGTTGCACAAACGGAGCTCGCGTTGCAACGACGGCTCGTCCAGTCTCTGCTTCTCTCCGAGGATGTAAGTCGATGCCCAGAGCTTCTTCAGACGGAAACCTCCACGAGATGAGAGCGGTTCAGAGCAGAACCAAAGCGTCAAGCATCTACTACGACGACGCGGCGTCTTCTAAGGTCTTGGAGAGATCAATGCTCCACCAGGGAGGTTCTAACGGTGGATTTGGCGGTAGAGGTGGAGACGGTGGTGCCGGAGGTGACGGCGGAGGGGGAGGTGGAGGTGGAAGCGTTGATGGTTACTACGAAGAGATGATTCAACGTTATCCTGGAGATGCTCTTCTTCTCGCTAACTACGCTCGTTTCCTCAAAGAG GTGAAGGGTGATGAGAGAAAAGCAGAGGAGTACTGTGAGAGAGCGATGTTATCTGAAGATGGGAGAGATGGTGAGATGCTGTCTATGTATGGggacttgatatggaagaatcACGGAGACGGTGCTCGTGCTCAGTCTTACTTTGATCAAGCTGTTCAATCTTCTCCTGATGACTG TCATGTTCTTGCCTCATATGCTCGGTTTCTATGGGATactgaagaagaggaagaggaggaagaagaaggggagGAAGAAAGTAAATATGAGAATGGTTTCTCTACATATAACCCATCTGTGTCAGTTATGTCCTGA
- the LOC106368895 gene encoding probable sugar phosphate/phosphate translocator At4g32390 has translation MGKGGALSDGVIKKIILSYTYVAIWIFLSFTVIVYNKYILDKKMYNWPFPITLTMIHMAFCSSLAVLLIKVFKVVEPVSMSRETYLRSVVPIGALYSLSLWLSNSAYIYLSVSFIQMLKALMPVAVYSIGVLLKKESFRSETMTNMLSISFGVAIAAYGEAKFDTWGVMLQLGAVAFEATRLVLIQILLTSKGINLNPITSLYYVAPCCLGFLFFPWIFVELPVLRETSSFHFDFVVFGTNSVCAFALNLAVFLLVGKTSALTMNVAGVVKDWLLIAFSWSVIKDTVTPLNLFGYGLAFLGVAYYNHCKLQALKAKEAQKKVQQGGDEEAAGKLLEVRESEGGGKRDDAED, from the coding sequence atggGAAAAGGCGGCGCCCTAAGCGATGGAGTCATCAAGAAGATCATCCTCTCCTACACCTACGTCGCGATCTGGATCTTCCTCAGCTTCACCGTCATCGTCTACAACAAGTACATCCTCGACAAGAAGATGTACAACTGGCCTTTCCCCATCACTCTCACCATGATCCACATGGCCTTCTGCTCCTCCCTCGCCGTCCTCCTCATCAAGGTCTTCAAGGTCGTCGAGCCGGTGTCAATGTCCCGCGAGACTTACCTCAGATCCGTCGTCCCGATCGGGGCCTTGTACTCGCTCTCCCTCTGGCTATCGAACTCCGCCTACATCTACCTCTCCGTCTCCTTCATCCAGATGCTCAAAGCCCTCATGCCTGTCGCCGTTTACTCGATCGGAGTGCTCTTGAAGAAGGAGTCGTTCAGATCTGAGACGATGACGAACATGCTCTCGATCTCGTTCGGAGTCGCGATCGCTGCCTACGGAGAGGCCAAGTTCGATACCTGGGGAGTGATGCTTCAGCTTGGAGCCGTGGCCTTCGAGGCGACGAGGCTTGTTTTGATTCAGATCTTGCTAACCTCTAAAGGAATCAATCTCAATCCGATTACGTCTTTGTATTACGTGGCGCCTTGTTGTTTGGGGTTTTTGTTTTTCCCTTGGATCTTCGTTGAGTTGCCGGTTCTTAGGGAGACGTCGAGCTTTCATTTCGATTTCGTTGTGTTTGGGACTAACTCTGTGTGTGCCTTTGCGTTGAATCTTGCTGTGTTTCTGTTGGTTGGGAAAACGTCGGCGTTGACTATGAATGTGGCTGGTGTGGTGAAGGATTGGTTGCTGATTGCGTTTTCGTGGTCTGTGATTAAGGATACGGTTACGCCGTTGAATCTGTTTGGGTACGGGCTCGCGTTTTTGGGGGTGGCGTATTACAATCATTGTAAGTTGCAGGCGTTGAAGGCTAAGGAGGCGCAGAAGAAGGTTCAGCAAGGTGGTGATGAGGAAGCTGCTGGGAAGCTTTTGGAGGTTAGGGAGAGTGAAGGTGGTGGTAAGCGTGATGATGCTGAAGACTGA
- the LOC106371307 gene encoding probable polygalacturonase At3g15720 isoform X1: protein MKCLKTLFSMIILVSCHLEYGDGRRILRIKDFITDTNHKNVDYSQVFQKAWKGLCEGEGEGTGGSSLVINENEKYTIQPQLFEGPCVSSYIHIQIDGKIEAPKRPKQWGNKRTESWLMFKNVESLFINGSGVLDPHGENWWRSVRHSKRPRTLSFKQCTDIIYNGLTQYNSPKNHISVYGCTNATLSNLTLLAPEKSPNTDGIGISLSHNIRILDSSIQTGDDCIAITGGRGGSSDINITRVACGPGHGISIGSLGKGDIDDTVENVIVRSCSFWGTQNGARIKTWHGGKGLAKNILFENITVTNTKYPIIIDQHYSNGGTGHVKGNAVKVSDVTFRYIEGTSASKIAIKLDCDENQGCHNIVMEHIKLTSAKPGKKLSAYCKFADVKASFVNIHINCGLYPQLLLLFSPLPKII from the exons ATGAAGTGTTTGAAAACATTATTCTCAATGATTATACTTGTATCGTGTCATCTGGAATACGGAGATGGCCGGAGGATTCTAAGGATCAAAGATTTCATAACTGATACTAACCATAAAAACGTTGACTATTCACAA gtATTTCAAAAAGCATGGAAAGGGTTATGCGAAGGTGAAGGTGAAGGAACTGGCGGGTCATCGCTAGTGATAAATGAGAATGAAAAATACACTATACAACCACAACTGTTTGAAGGTCCATGCGTATCTTCTTACATTCATATTCAG ATCGATGGGAAAATAGAAGCGCCGAAGAGACCAAAACAGTGGGGAAACAAACGAACTGAGAGTTGGTTAATGTTCAAGAACGTGGAGAGTCTCTTCATCAACGGCTCAGGTGTCCTTGACCCCCATGGAGAAAATTGGTGGCGATCTGTTCGTCACTCTAAACGACCCAGA ACACTTAGCTTTAAGCAATGCACCGACATAATATATAATGGGCTAACTCAATACAATAGTCCAAAGAATCACATTTCAGTCTATGGTTGCACCAATGCAACTTTATCAAATCTTACTTTGCTAGCACCCGAGAAGAGTCCAAACACTGACGGCATTGGTATTTCTCTTTCACACAATATTCGTATCTTAGACTCGTCTATCCAAACTG GTGATGATTGTATTGCAATTACTGGCGGGCGTGGTGGTTCTTCCGACATCAACATTACTCGTGTGGCATGTGGTCCAGGTCATGGTATCAG CATTGGAAGTTTGGGGAAAGGTGATATAGATGACACTGTTGAGAACGTGATCGTAAGAAGCTGCAGCTTTTGGGGAACTCAAAATGGGGCAAGAATCAAGACTTGGCAT GGAGGAAAAGGGTTAGCCaagaatatattatttgaaaatattacgGTAACAAATACTAAATACCCCATAATCATCGATCAACATTACTCTAATGGTGGCACTGGTCATGTCAAG GGGAATGCGGTGAAAGTAAGCGACGTAACATTCAGATATATTGAAGGGACTTCAGCAAGTAAAATTGCAATAAAGCTAGACTGTGATGAAAATCAAGGGTGTCATAACATCGTGATGGAACATATCAAACTCACATCTGCAAAGCCGGGGAAGAAACTCTCTGCATATTGTAAATTTGCAGATGTGAAAGCTTCATTCGTTAACATCCATATAAACTGTGGTTTATATCCTCAACTTTTGCTGTTGTTTTCTCCTCTTCCAAAAATTATTTAG
- the LOC111203360 gene encoding cellulose synthase A catalytic subunit 1 [UDP-forming]-like encodes MEASSGLVAGSYRRNELVRIRHESDGGSKPLKNMDREICQICGDHAGLTETGDLFVACNECAFPVCRPCYDYERKDGTQCCPHCKTRYRRLRGSPRVEGDEDEDDVDDIENEFSYAQGGANKPRRREEFSSSSRHDSQPIPLLTHGHGVSGEIRTPDTQSVRTTSGPLGPGDRNAISSPYIDPRQPVPVRIVDPSKDLNSYGLGNVDWKERVEGWKLKQEKNMLQMTGKYHEGKGGEIEGTGSNGEELQMADDSRLPMSRIVPIPPSHLTPYRVVIILRLIILGFFLQYRTTHPVKDAYPLWLTSVICEIWFAFSWLLDQFPKWYPINRETYLDRLAIRYDREGEPSQLTPVDVFVSTVDPLKEPPLVTANTVLSILAVDYPVDKVACYVSDDGAAMLTFESLSETAEFAKKWVPFCKKFSIEPRAPEFYFQQKIDYLKDKIQPSFVKERRAMKREYEEFKVRINALVAKAQKIPEEGWTMQDGTPWPGNNTRDHPGMIQVFLGHSGGLDTDGNELPRLIYVSREKRPGFQHHKKAGAMNALIRVSAVLTNGAYLLNVDCDHYFNNSKAIKEAMCFLMDPAYGKKCCYVQFPQRFDGIDLHDRYANRNIVFFDINLKGLDGIQGPVYVGTGCCFNRQALYGYDPVLTEEDLQPNIIVKSCCGSRKKGKNSKKYSYDQKRRGISRSDSNAPLFNMDDIDEGFEGYDDDRSILMSQKSVEKRFGQSPVFIAATFMEQGGIPPTTNPATLLKEAIHVISCGYEDKTEWGKEIGWIYGSVTEDILTGFKMHARGWMSIYCNPPRPAFKGSAPINLSDRLNQVLRWALGSIEILLSRHCPIWYGYTGRLRLLERLAYINTIVYPITALPLIAYCILPAFCLITDKFIIPEISNYASIWFILLFISIAVTGILELRWSGVSIEDWWRNEQFWVIGGTSAHLFAVFQGLLKVLAGIDTNFTVTSKASDEDGDFAELYIFKWTALLIPPTTVLVVNMIGIVAGVSYAINSGYQSWGPLFGKLFFALWVIAHLYPFLKGLLGRQNRTPTIVIVWSVLLASIFSLLWVRINPFVSVTPAANPNAVPGGVF; translated from the exons ATGGAAGCCAGTTCCGGCTTGGTTGCTGGATCTTACCGGAGAAACGAGCTCGTTCGTATCCGTCACGAATCTGACGGCGGG TCCAAACCTTTGAAGAATATGGACCGTGAGATATGCCAGATCTGTGGTGACCACGCTGGTCTCACCGAAACTGGAGATCTCTTTGTGGCTTGCAATGAATGTGCCTTCCCTGTGTGTCGTCCTTGCTATGATTACGAGAGGAAAGATGGAACTCAGTGCTGCCCTCACTGCAAGACTAGATACAGACGGCTCAGGG GGAGTCCTCGTGTTGAAggagatgaggatgaggatgatgTTGATGATATCGAGAATGAGTTCAGCTACGCCCAGGGAGGAGCTAACAAGCCGAGACGCCGTGAAGAGTTTTCTTCCTCCTCTAGACATGATTCTCAGCCAATTCCTCTTCTCACCCATGGACATGGG GTTTCTGGAGAGATTCGGACGCCTGATACACAATCTGTGCGAACTACATCAGGACCTTTGGGGCCTGGTGACAGGAATGCCATTTCATCTCCATATATTGACCCACGCCAACCTG TTCCTGTAAGGATCGTGGACCCGTCCAAAGACCTGAACTCTTACGGGCTTGGAAACGTTGACTGGAAAGAAAGGGTTGAAGGCTGGAAGCTGAAACAGGAGAAGAACATGTTACAGATGACTGGTAAATATCATGAAGGGAAAGGAGGAGAGATTGAAGGGACTGGTTCCAATGGCGAAGAACTCCAAAT GGCTGATGACTCGCGACTTCCTATGAGCCGTATTGTGCCTATCCCGCCTTCTCATCTGACACCTTATCGTGTTGTGATTATTCTCCGGCTTATCATCTTGGGATTCTTCTTGCAATATCGTACAACTCACCCTGTGAAAGATGCTTATCCATTGTGGCTGACCTCAGTTATTTGTGAGATCTGGTTTGCATTCTCTTGGCTTCTTGATCAGTTTCCCAAATGGTACCCCATTAACAGAGAGACTTATCTTGACCGTCTCGCTATAAG ATATGATCGAGAGGGTGAACCATCTCAGCTTACTCCTGTTGATGTGTTTGTTAGTACGGTGGACCCACTGAAAGAGCCACCTCTTGTAACGGCAAACACAGTTCTCTCGATTCTTGCCGTGGACTATCCGGTAGATAAAGTAGCCTGTTATGTTTCAGATGATGGTGCAGCGATGCTTACCTTCGAATCTCTTTCTGAAACTGCTGAGTTCGCAAAGAAATGGGTGCCTTTTTGCAAGAAATTCAGCATTGAACCCAGGGCTCCTGAATTCTATTTTCAGCAGAAGATAGATTACCTGAAGGACAAGATCCagccttcttttgttaaagaGCGACGAGCTATGAAG AGAGAGTATGAGGAGTTTAAGGTGAGGATCAATGCACTTGTTGCTAAAGCACAGAAAATCCCTGAAGAAGGCTGGACGATGCAGGATGGTACTCCCTGGCCTGGTAACAACACCAGAGATCATCCTGGAATGATACAG GTGTTCTTAGGCCACAGCGGAGGTCTAGATACCGATGGAAATGAGCTGCCTAGACTCATCTATGTTTCTCGTGAAAAGCGGCCTGGATTCCAGCATCACAAAAAGGCTGGAGCTATGAATGCCTTG ATCCGTGTTTCTGCTGTTCTTACCAATGGAGCATATCTTTTGAACGTGGACTGTGATCATtacttcaacaacagcaaggcTATTAAAGAAGCCATGTGTTTCTTGATGGACCCTGCTTACGGAAAGAAGTGCTGCTATGTCCAGTTCCCACAGCGTTTCGATGGTATTGATTTGCACGATCGATATGCCAACAGGAATATTGTCTTCTTCGAT ATTAACTTGAAGGGGTTAGATGGTATCCAAGGTCCAGTATATGTGGGTACTGGATGTTGTTTCAACAGGCAAGCTCTATATGGATATGATCCTGTCTTGACAGAGGAAGATTTACAACCAAACATCATTGTCAAGAGCTGCTGCGGCTCAAGGAAGAAAGGAAAGAACAGTAAGAAATATAGCTATGATCAAAAAAGGAGAGGCATCAGCAGAAGTGATTCCAATGCTCCACTTTTCAACATGGACGACATCGATGAGGGTTTCGAAG GATATGATGATGATAGATCTATTCTAATGTCCCAGAAGAGTGTGGAGAAGCGTTTTGGTCAGTCGCCAGTGTTTATTGCTGCCACGTTTATGGAACAAGGTGGCATTCCACCAACGACCAACCCAGCTACTCTTCTCAAGGAGGCTATTCATGTTATAAGCTGTGGTTACGAGGACAAGACTGAGTGGGGAAAAGAG atTGGTTGGATCTATGGTTCTGTGACAGAAGATATTCTTACTGGGTTCAAGATGCATGCTCGTGGTTGGATGTCTATCTACTGCAATCCTCCACGACCTGCGTTCAAGGGATCTGCACCAATCAATCTTTCTGATCGTTTGAACCAAGTTCTTCGGTGGGCGTTGGGATCTATCGAGATTCTTCTGAGTAGACATTGCCCTATCTGGTATGGCTATACAGGAAGGTTGAGACTCTTGGAGAGGCTCGCTTACATCAACACCATTGTCTACCCTATTACAGCTCTCCCTCTCATCGCCTATTGTATTCTTCCAGCTTTTTGCCTCATCACTGACAAGTTCATCATACCTGAG ATAAGCAACTACGCGAGTATTTGgttcattcttctcttcatctccATTGCTGTGACTGGAATCCTGGAGCTGAGATGGAGCGGTGTGAGCATTGAGGACTGGTGGAGAAACGAGCAGTTCTGGGTCATTGGAGGCACATCTGCTCATCTTTTTGCAGTCTTCCAAGGTCTACTCAAGGTACTTGCGGGCATCGACACTAACTTCACCGTCACATCAAAAGCCTCAGACGAAGATGGGGACTTCGCAGAGCTTTACATCTTCAAATGGACAGCTCTTCTCATTCCACCAACCACGGTCCTAGTTGTGAACATGATAGGCATTGTGGCTGGTGTCTCTTACGCTATTAACAGCGGGTACCAGTCATGGGGTCCGCTCTTTGGGAAGCTTTTCTTCGCCTTGTGGGTCATTGCCCATCTCTACCCGTTCTTGAAAGGTCTGCTTGGAAGACAGAACAGAACACCAACCATCGTCATTGTTTGGTCTGTTCTTCTCGCCTCCATCTTTTCGTTGCTTTGGGTCAGGATCAATCCATTTGTCTCTGTCACTCCAGCTGCCAACCCCAATGCCGTCCCTGGTGGTGTCTTTTAG
- the LOC106368979 gene encoding uncharacterized protein LOC106368979 — MFDGILGRGFAPKGKPLIKLTKNRIDVLRRKRTATIKFLKGDFADLISNSRDVNAYTRAGGLLDELRHLWNLDFVESTCDFVYKQLSTMQKMEECPEDCREAVSSLMFAAAGFSELPELRELRQMFHEKYGDSLSVFVNQELVENMTSKPFSLEKKVKLMEDVASEYAIRWDSKAFEKRILRQNGSSVKDTTHEKHKSLDGSVALPSERKKDVASERRDPFFRPDNYQNGLREHQRGLASKNKSDDVRHASRSESKDDKAERNEFHLQPNHKSSRGRPQPIFNEGDTIVMKIKRENLVQGIGHQNGEAVAAPKKTEVTEKHKRSSTKTEDKLVLGFKQESFFKGYKHENGEEHAPQKVEDNLSMPPKPRSKRTPSIDSVRRHRSDHERRENTVPVREGTEKDSSAGNIKVGGDGYDPARKFEEREAERMMKSLPPPPYVKPSGKAKIEKPEASANPKARFDGEERNCPDIDKKVSEAGQHQVNDIDDQSLKRRSSRRKHIIQSNDGDDDTRSSRRREHSRKGLQVLVDEDEKDSEEKMMDKLLMHYSKKPSSYEESKSRRSHRRKAEGEEIHHPARSLSLPSEQFAGPSEPAKTFARAASFQPERSEAKHVHPKLPDYEDLAARFAELKGR, encoded by the exons ATGTTTGACGGTATCTTAGGCCGCGGATTCGCTCCCAAGGG GAAGCCACTGATAAAACTGACTAAGAATCGGATCGATGTTCTTCGGAGGAAGAGGACTGCCACGATCAAGTTTCTCAAGGGAGATTTTGCTGATCTTATCTCTAATAGCCGTGACGTCAATGCTTATACCAGG GCGGGAGGGCTTCTTGATGAACTAAGGCATCTCTGGAATCTTGATTTTGTTGAGAGCACTTGTGATTTCGTGTATAAGCAACTCTCCACCATGCAGAAGATGGA GGAATGTCCTGAAGATTGTCGTGAAGCTGTGTCGTCCTTAATGTTTGCAGCCGCTGGATTTTCTGAATTGCCTGAGCTGCGTGAACTGAGGCAGATGTTTCACGAGAAGTATGGAGATTCACTTAGTGTGTTTGTCAACCAAGAa cttGTTGAGAATATGACATCAAAGCCATTTTCTTTGGAGAAGAAAGTGAAGTTGATGGAAGATGTTGCATCGGAGTATGCTATTCGTTGGGATTCTAAAGCTTTTGAGAAGAGGATCTTGAGGCAAAATGGTAGTTCAGTAAAG GATACCACTCACGAGAAGCATAAGTCTTTAGACGGAAGCGTGGCCTTGCCATCAGAAAGGAAAAAGGATGTTGCATCAGAGAGAAGAGATCCTTTCTTTCGACCGGATAATTATCAGAATGGTCTCAGAGAACATCAGCGTGGGCTAGCATCTAAAAATAAGTCAGATGATGTTCGTCACGCCTCCAGATCGGAAAGCAAGGACGATAAGGCAGAAAGGAACGAGTTCCATTTGCAACCGAATCACAAGTCTTCCAGAGGAAGACCTCAACCTATTTTTAACGAAGGTGACACTATAGTGATGAAGATCAAGCGTGAGAATctcgttcaagggattggacaTCAAAACGGTGAAGCTGTTGCTGCGCCGAAGAAAACAGAGGTGACAGAGAAACACAAGCGTAGCAGCACCAAAACAGAAGACAAGTTAGTTCTTGGCTTCAAGCAAGAAAGTTTCTTCAAAGGCTACAAACATGAGAATGGTGAAGAGCATGCGCCTCAGAAAGTGGAAGATAACCTCTCAATGCCTCCAAAGCCAAGGTCGAAAAGAACACCATCTATAGATTCAGTCCGTAGACATCGCAGCGATCACGAGAGGAGAGAAAACACAGTTCCTGTACGAGAGGGCACAGAAAAAGATTCATCTGCTGGTAACATCAAGGTTGGTGGAGATGGATATGATCCAgcaaggaagtttgaggagcGGGAAGCGGAGAGAATGATGAAGTCCCTTCCCCCACCTCCGTATGTTAAACCGAGTGGTAAAGCAAAGATTGAAAAACCTGAAGCTTCAGCTAATCCAAAGGCTCGGTTTGATGGTGAAGAAAGAAACTGTCCAGACATTGATAAAAAGGTTTCTGAAGCAGGTCAGCATCAAGTGAATGACATAGATGATCAATCTCTGAAGCGGAGATCTAGTAGAAGAAAGCACATTATACAATCgaatgatggtgatgatgatacaagaagcagcagaagaagggaACACTCAAGGAAAGGCCTCCAAGTCTTAGTAGATGAAGATGAGAAGGACAGTGAGGAAAAGATGATGGATAAACTTCTTATGCATTACAGTAAAAAGCCTTCAAGTTATGAAGAATCTAAAAGCAGACGTTCACATCGTAGAAAAGCAGAAGGTGAAGAGATtcatcatcccgctcggtcactcAGTCTCCCCAGTGAACAATTTGCCGGACCATCTGAACCCGCAAAGACGTTTGCTCGTGCCGCCTCGTTTCAGCCAGAACGTAGTGAAGCTAAGCACGTTCACCCCAAGTTACCTGACTATGAGGATTTGGCTGCCAGATTTGCAGAGCTAAAAGGAAGGTAA
- the LOC111203895 gene encoding adenine nucleotide transporter BT1, chloroplastic/mitochondrial-like, whose translation MVKTGIQLFDDSRNGLFSVSDLGCDWSLTGVNHHHHTIGALFASVNQTNPFGSGSIPSNASLSAQLNGKVEEWEELVNGEKKKKNGGGMKLKIKIGNPSLRRLISGAVAGAVSRTVVAPLETIRTHLMVGSGGNSSAEVFGDIMKHEGWTGLFRGNLVNVIRVAPARAVELFVFETVNKKLSPEHGEQSKIPIPASLLAGACAGVSQTLLTYPLELVKTRLTIQRGVYKGIFDAFVKIIREEGPTELYRGLAPSLIGVVPYAATNYFAYDSLRKAYRSFSKQEKIGNIETLLIGSLAGALSSTATFPLEVARKHMQVGAVSGRVVYKNMLDALVSILEHEGILGWYIGLGPSCLKLVPAAGISFMCYEACKKILVENNNQEA comes from the exons ATGGTGAAAACCGGAATCCAGCTGTTCGACGATTCAAGGAACGGTCTTTTCTCCGTTTCCGATTTGGGATGTGACTGGAGCTTAACCGGCGttaaccaccaccaccatacaaTTGGTGCCCTATTCGCTAGCGTCAATCAAACTAATCCATTCGGTTCGGGATCCATCCCTTCCAACGCCTCCTTATCTGCACAGCTCAATGGGAAAGTGGAAGAGTGGGAGGAACTAGTTAACggcgagaagaagaagaagaatggtgGTGGGATGAAGTTGAAGATAAAGATCGGTAACCCTTCCTTGCGTCGGCTGATAAGCGGAGCCGTGGCTGGAGCCGTGTCGAGAACCGTGGTTGCGCCGTTGGAGACGATCAGGACGCATCTGATGGTGGGAAGCGGCGGGAACTCGTCCGCGGAAGTGTTCGGTGATATCATGAAGCATGAAGGTTGGACTGGTCTCTTTAGGGGTAATTTGGTCAATGTCATTCGTGTTGCACCTGCTCGTGCCGTTGAG CTTTTTGTATTCGAGACAGTGAACAAGAAACTGTCACCAGAACATGGTGAGCAATCAAAGATCCCAATCCCAGCTTCATTGCTCGCTGGTGCTTGTGCTGGAGTTAGCCAGACTCTCTTGACATACCCTCTCGAATTAGTCAAGACTCGTCTTACCATTCAG AGAGGTGTTTACAAGGGGATATTCGATGCATTTGTGAAGATCATACGCGAGGAAGGACCCACAGAACTCTACAGGGGTCTTGCTCCTAGTCTTATTGGAGTTGTTCCGTATGCAGCCACCAACTATTTTGCATACGACTCTCTAAGAAAAGCGTACCGGAGTTTTTCAAAGCAAGAGAAGATTGGAAACATTGAGACTCTTCTGATAGGTTCTTTAGCTGGTGCGCTATCTAGCACCGCGACTTTCCCTCTGGAGGTGGCTCGGAAGCATATGCAGGTGGGAGCGGTTAGCGGGAGAGTTGTGTACAAGAACATGTTGGACGCTCTGGTGAGCATACTTGAGCATGAAGGTATTCTCGGTTGGTACATTGGGCTTGGACCTAGTTGCTTGAAGCTGGTTCCTGCTGCTGGAATCTCGTTCATGTGCTATGAAGCTTGCAAGAAGATACTGGTCGAGAACAACAACCAAGAAGCCTGA